A region from the Desulfomarina profundi genome encodes:
- a CDS encoding FliO/MopB family protein, giving the protein MKVRNDFFVKQFFILFILFPATAADAATSEQLVELGSLNSYFQMIWGLLVVLGLILILYGLFKRRFSLLQQNSSKAIKILEIKPLMAKKALCLVEVRGEEHLLGISANEITHLAALSEKKGTPFQETLQNTAAEQ; this is encoded by the coding sequence ATGAAAGTGCGTAACGATTTTTTCGTAAAGCAGTTCTTTATTCTTTTCATCCTTTTTCCTGCAACTGCTGCAGATGCAGCAACATCGGAGCAACTTGTGGAACTCGGGAGCCTGAACAGTTATTTCCAGATGATATGGGGTCTTCTGGTGGTCCTTGGTCTCATCCTTATACTATATGGCCTGTTCAAACGCCGTTTTTCACTGCTTCAGCAAAATTCTTCCAAAGCAATCAAGATCCTGGAAATTAAACCACTCATGGCCAAAAAAGCTCTTTGTCTTGTTGAAGTCAGGGGAGAGGAGCACCTCCTTGGAATCAGTGCCAACGAAATTACCCATCTAGCTGCTCTTTCCGAAAAGAAGGGCACTCCATTTCAGGAAACCCTGCAAAACACGGCAGCGGAACAATGA
- the fliN gene encoding flagellar motor switch protein FliN: MDTVDQENSRPDPEEIKELLQENTIPHPSADPSDTEDGARGLDFLYDIPLQVSVEVGRSKILLKDLLKMGEGYVIELDKLAGEPLDLYVNSKLIARGEAVMVGEKFGIRLTDVVSTADRIENLG, encoded by the coding sequence ATGGATACAGTAGACCAGGAAAACAGCCGGCCCGACCCGGAAGAAATCAAAGAACTTCTCCAGGAAAACACTATTCCCCATCCGAGTGCAGATCCTTCAGATACAGAGGATGGAGCCAGGGGACTCGATTTCCTCTACGATATTCCTCTCCAGGTATCGGTTGAAGTGGGCAGATCAAAGATCCTTCTGAAAGATCTGTTGAAAATGGGAGAAGGCTATGTCATCGAACTTGACAAGCTTGCAGGGGAACCTCTCGATCTTTATGTCAACTCGAAACTTATAGCAAGGGGCGAGGCGGTAATGGTCGGTGAAAAATTCGGGATTCGCCTGACGGACGTGGTCAGCACTGCAGACAGAATAGAAAACCTGGGATAA
- a CDS encoding flagellar motor switch protein FliM: protein MEPILNKEEIARLLAAIREGKVSLDLEEDAKLTPNLECTPVDLFNLVHPDKDQFRIPNFDIILDMFCRTYSTSLTNNLQRTFSITRTSLESTEFQNYFMDNNNLGAIGIIEISPLKYGALVILDPKLSFSLIEIMLGASIELDPLHLDRNLTTIELTVLRTLFIDACKDLDKAFAQLLETNSTLIKLENNPRLVSIVEPEAEVIVGTFLVKMGDLSGEIQLVFPFATLEPLRDLLKELLNITTVTKSTWSDIIEDEIMELPAVVTARSGILDLTIAQILGLKKGDILELSYDPNSPLKVLVEDQVKFTAIPGTHNGRKAISLSGIDN from the coding sequence GTGGAACCCATTCTGAATAAAGAAGAGATTGCCAGATTGCTCGCTGCTATCAGAGAGGGCAAGGTTTCTCTTGATCTGGAGGAAGATGCCAAACTGACTCCAAATCTCGAGTGCACTCCTGTTGATCTTTTCAACCTTGTCCATCCGGATAAGGACCAGTTCAGGATTCCCAATTTCGATATTATTCTTGATATGTTCTGCCGAACCTATTCCACCTCGCTTACCAACAACCTTCAACGTACCTTCTCGATTACGCGCACTTCTCTTGAATCAACAGAGTTCCAGAATTATTTCATGGACAATAACAACCTCGGAGCCATTGGTATCATCGAAATCTCTCCACTGAAATATGGTGCTCTGGTCATCCTTGATCCCAAACTCTCTTTTTCACTGATTGAAATCATGCTGGGTGCATCAATCGAACTGGATCCTCTTCATCTTGACAGAAATCTCACAACAATTGAACTGACAGTTCTCAGAACTCTTTTCATTGATGCCTGTAAAGACCTGGACAAGGCATTTGCACAGTTGCTGGAAACCAACTCAACCCTGATTAAGCTTGAAAACAATCCGCGACTGGTCTCCATTGTTGAGCCAGAGGCCGAAGTCATTGTCGGTACCTTTCTTGTGAAAATGGGTGATCTTTCCGGAGAAATACAACTGGTTTTTCCATTTGCCACACTGGAACCTTTACGTGATCTGCTCAAGGAGCTGCTCAATATAACCACGGTTACCAAAAGCACCTGGTCCGACATCATTGAGGACGAAATTATGGAACTGCCAGCCGTGGTCACTGCCAGATCCGGTATTCTTGACCTGACCATAGCTCAGATACTTGGGCTGAAAAAAGGCGATATCCTTGAGCTCAGCTATGATCCCAACAGCCCTTTGAAAGTTCTTGTTGAAGACCAGGTAAAATTTACAGCCATTCCGGGAACCCATAATGGCCGCAAGGCCATCAGCCTCAGTGGTATAGATAATTAA
- a CDS encoding flagellar basal body-associated FliL family protein, which produces MAEKKEEEKAEGAGGGKKKLFIIIGAVVLVLLIGGGVAAYFMLKKEPQVEPKDPGLEVPVPELTKSAEIGPMVDIEEFIVNIISEDANHYVKASLTVELTNEEVKEEVTKRMPQIRDAILLLLGNKTYEELQDLQGKRQLKAELLSKLNSFLQTGKVKSIYFTNFVVQ; this is translated from the coding sequence ATGGCGGAAAAAAAAGAAGAAGAAAAAGCTGAAGGAGCAGGTGGCGGTAAGAAAAAACTCTTTATAATTATCGGTGCTGTAGTCCTTGTACTCCTTATCGGAGGTGGAGTTGCTGCTTACTTTATGTTGAAAAAGGAGCCCCAGGTTGAACCAAAAGATCCCGGTCTTGAAGTACCCGTCCCGGAGCTTACCAAGAGTGCGGAAATTGGACCGATGGTCGATATTGAGGAATTCATAGTCAATATTATAAGTGAAGATGCCAATCACTATGTTAAAGCCTCTTTGACTGTGGAACTGACAAATGAAGAGGTCAAGGAAGAGGTAACCAAAAGAATGCCCCAGATACGGGATGCAATCCTTCTTCTGCTAGGAAATAAAACATATGAAGAACTCCAGGATCTCCAGGGAAAAAGGCAGCTTAAAGCCGAGTTGCTGAGCAAACTCAACTCTTTTCTGCAGACCGGAAAAGTGAAATCAATTTATTTTACCAATTTTGTTGTCCAGTAA
- a CDS encoding OmpA/MotB family protein: MSEEQTQQPEEQKETKCECAAGAPAWMVTYSDLVTLLLTFFVLLLSMASMDPVKFTEASSSIKDAFGIHAAPSHIEYAIPVLPSPPITQFSPIELQKSKEMYEKIKAQIDTLRLSDEIGVLRRDDNSIVLRVKDKILFKPGQATISPKSYPTLRTVAEIIRPLPMDLRIEGHTDDRPVSKSSFGNWELSVDRAVSVLRFFTRGDLLPLDRMSAIGYGKSRPAVPNRDEATRALNRRVDFVLRLNTSEARQAASATKKSMPL; this comes from the coding sequence ATGTCGGAAGAACAGACCCAGCAACCGGAAGAGCAGAAGGAAACCAAATGCGAATGCGCGGCCGGTGCTCCAGCATGGATGGTCACTTATTCAGATCTGGTTACACTTCTCCTGACATTTTTTGTACTTCTGCTCTCCATGGCGAGTATGGACCCGGTGAAATTCACAGAAGCATCAAGTTCCATAAAAGATGCCTTTGGGATTCATGCGGCCCCTTCACATATAGAATATGCGATTCCGGTACTGCCATCTCCGCCCATCACACAATTTTCACCCATCGAACTGCAGAAATCAAAGGAGATGTATGAAAAAATCAAGGCCCAGATCGATACTCTCCGTCTCAGCGATGAAATCGGTGTCCTGAGAAGAGATGACAATTCCATTGTCCTCAGGGTCAAGGATAAAATTCTTTTCAAACCTGGCCAGGCAACTATTTCACCGAAATCTTATCCAACGCTTCGAACAGTCGCTGAAATTATCAGACCCTTGCCAATGGACCTGAGGATTGAAGGGCATACCGATGACAGACCTGTATCAAAAAGCAGTTTTGGAAACTGGGAACTCTCCGTGGACCGTGCCGTTTCAGTGCTTCGATTTTTCACCCGGGGTGACCTGCTCCCTCTCGATAGAATGTCCGCAATAGGATATGGCAAAAGTCGTCCGGCCGTCCCCAACAGGGATGAGGCCACCAGGGCATTGAACAGGAGAGTCGATTTTGTTCTGCGACTCAATACATCTGAAGCGAGGCAGGCTGCCTCAGCAACGAAAAAGAGTATGCCTTTATAA
- a CDS encoding motility protein A yields MDLSTIIGIGAAFGLMLMAILQGGPLSIFINTPSMLIVFGGTLGNTFVHYPFSDVFDAINVAKKTVLYKEISINDLIIQLMEFANKARKEGILALQGAMEDVEDEFLKKAMQMAVDGQEPETLRSMLNTEIEYIQQRHDKGADIFISIAAYAPAMGMVGTLIGLVQMLQTMDDPAAIGPAMAVALLTTFYGAVIANVLCSPMAGKLKNRSASEVLTKTLIIEGMQSILSGENPRIMEQKLHAFIAPKLRESTFNK; encoded by the coding sequence TTGGATCTTTCTACAATAATCGGAATCGGTGCTGCTTTTGGTCTGATGTTGATGGCGATTCTTCAGGGTGGGCCGCTGTCGATTTTTATCAACACACCGTCCATGCTCATTGTTTTTGGAGGAACCCTTGGCAACACCTTTGTCCACTATCCTTTTAGCGATGTTTTTGATGCAATCAATGTTGCAAAAAAGACAGTTCTTTATAAGGAAATATCCATAAATGATCTGATCATTCAGCTTATGGAATTTGCCAACAAGGCTCGAAAGGAAGGTATTCTTGCCCTGCAGGGAGCCATGGAAGATGTTGAAGACGAATTTCTCAAGAAAGCCATGCAGATGGCGGTTGACGGTCAGGAACCGGAAACCCTTCGTTCCATGCTCAATACAGAAATTGAATATATCCAGCAACGCCATGACAAGGGAGCTGACATATTCATTTCCATCGCCGCATATGCCCCTGCCATGGGAATGGTTGGGACCCTGATAGGCTTGGTACAGATGCTGCAGACAATGGATGATCCCGCCGCAATCGGCCCGGCCATGGCCGTTGCGTTGCTTACCACATTCTATGGTGCTGTTATTGCCAATGTCCTCTGCTCCCCAATGGCAGGAAAACTGAAAAACAGGTCAGCATCGGAGGTTTTGACAAAAACCCTTATCATTGAAGGAATGCAGTCAATTCTCTCCGGAGAGAACCCCCGTATAATGGAACAGAAACTCCACGCTTTTATCGCCCCGAAACTGCGTGAGTCAACGTTCAATAAATAG
- a CDS encoding flagellar hook protein FlgE, producing MGISSALYSGVSGLNTNSQAMSVIGNNLANTNTLGFKSSRTVFSDLLSSQINGSGGLSQVGRGVGMSKVDNIFSQGTFESTESNLDVAIEGDGFFVLKEEGNDTKFYSRAGAFRFDEDGFLTNPEGYRVQGKQFNPDGTLKAGDATDIQVRSTGLIAGNATTTLTLNTNLDATEPIKAMAAFDITDADTFNYSSSVQVFDTLGNPHLLTTYFIKTADNTWNWAWSAKQDNGTVIQDVGTNPLTFTADGILTNAALDPPQDTTAIIPTDTVGGTALDWANGTTVTPITITFDTTQFNSRSVVISQDQNGYGAGNLSGVEIDQDGVVVASYSNGEQTKIAQISLAKFINPNGLSLAGSNLYTETGLSGPPRTGLPGPELGKVFTNSLEQSNVDMGAEFVKMITVQRGFQANSKIITTVDELLGELINLKR from the coding sequence ATGGGAATTTCTAGTGCACTGTACAGTGGGGTCAGTGGTCTCAACACAAACTCACAGGCAATGAGCGTCATCGGCAACAATCTTGCCAATACAAACACCCTTGGTTTTAAATCGTCCAGAACTGTATTTTCCGATCTTCTTTCTTCACAGATTAACGGTTCAGGCGGATTGTCCCAGGTTGGTAGAGGCGTCGGCATGTCCAAGGTTGATAATATTTTCAGCCAGGGGACTTTTGAATCCACAGAATCAAACCTTGATGTTGCCATCGAAGGGGACGGGTTCTTTGTTCTCAAGGAAGAGGGCAATGACACAAAATTCTACTCAAGGGCCGGGGCGTTCAGGTTTGACGAAGATGGTTTTCTGACTAACCCGGAGGGTTACAGAGTGCAGGGTAAACAGTTTAACCCGGACGGCACACTCAAGGCTGGAGACGCAACTGACATCCAGGTGAGAAGCACCGGCCTGATTGCCGGTAATGCTACGACCACCCTCACTCTGAACACCAATCTTGACGCCACCGAGCCTATAAAAGCAATGGCGGCATTTGATATTACCGATGCGGATACCTTCAATTATTCCTCTTCGGTTCAAGTCTTTGATACCCTGGGCAATCCACATCTTCTTACAACGTATTTCATTAAGACGGCCGACAATACCTGGAACTGGGCCTGGAGTGCCAAGCAGGATAATGGCACAGTCATTCAGGATGTGGGAACAAACCCGCTCACTTTTACAGCAGACGGTATCCTCACTAACGCGGCTCTTGATCCACCTCAGGATACAACGGCAATCATTCCAACCGATACGGTCGGTGGAACGGCCCTTGACTGGGCCAACGGTACAACCGTCACCCCCATTACCATAACCTTCGACACCACACAGTTCAACAGCAGGTCCGTTGTTATCTCACAGGATCAAAACGGATATGGAGCAGGTAACCTTTCCGGAGTGGAAATCGACCAGGACGGTGTAGTCGTAGCATCGTATTCAAATGGTGAACAGACGAAGATCGCGCAGATTTCCCTGGCAAAATTCATCAACCCGAACGGACTTTCCCTGGCCGGAAGTAATCTCTATACGGAAACAGGCCTGTCCGGCCCCCCACGCACTGGTCTTCCTGGCCCGGAACTGGGTAAGGTGTTTACCAATTCCCTGGAACAGTCCAATGTGGATATGGGGGCCGAATTTGTAAAAATGATTACTGTTCAGAGAGGATTCCAGGCAAACTCAAAAATCATCACCACAGTTGATGAATTGTTGGGTGAACTCATAAACCTCAAACGTTAA
- a CDS encoding flagellar hook assembly protein FlgD codes for MSSFLESIGQATATAGPSYTNTKEKASMGKEDFLKLLVAQLQNQDPLNPEDSTEFTSQLAQFSSLEQLENLNSGMESLVKSTENSDRFTTLNTIGKEVAYQSNSFTFKGDPVTVGYQIDDNASEVTLALQLNGTTIATLNGQDLEKGNHYLTWNGLTADGEKAPAGEYSIVISAKATEGKNVGVLPLVRSEVTGVDLDGESGSTLITETGEILYKNILGVYEPEKQQSQEEDDNTLDTVADIAQDVNDIIN; via the coding sequence ATGAGCAGTTTTTTGGAATCAATAGGACAGGCTACTGCAACGGCAGGCCCTAGCTACACTAACACCAAGGAAAAAGCCAGTATGGGTAAAGAGGATTTTCTGAAACTCCTCGTTGCCCAGCTGCAGAACCAGGATCCCCTTAACCCTGAGGATTCAACTGAATTCACATCTCAACTGGCCCAGTTCAGCTCCCTGGAACAACTTGAAAACCTGAATTCCGGTATGGAATCTCTTGTAAAGTCAACTGAAAATTCCGACCGTTTCACAACCCTGAATACCATCGGCAAAGAAGTCGCCTACCAGTCCAACTCCTTCACATTCAAAGGAGATCCTGTAACCGTCGGGTACCAGATTGATGACAATGCATCAGAGGTCACTCTTGCACTTCAATTGAACGGTACAACAATTGCGACACTCAATGGGCAGGACCTTGAAAAAGGGAATCATTACCTTACCTGGAACGGGTTGACTGCTGACGGGGAAAAAGCGCCTGCAGGTGAGTATTCAATAGTGATCAGTGCCAAAGCAACTGAAGGAAAAAATGTCGGTGTTCTCCCGCTTGTAAGATCTGAGGTAACAGGTGTTGATCTTGATGGCGAATCAGGCAGTACCCTGATCACCGAAACGGGTGAAATATTATATAAAAACATTCTTGGTGTCTATGAGCCTGAAAAGCAGCAGTCCCAGGAAGAGGATGACAACACTCTTGATACTGTTGCCGACATAGCACAAGACGTAAACGATATCATAAACTGA
- a CDS encoding flagellar hook-length control protein FliK, which produces MTQTAFIPAIPTTPQPAQSPSSQAEIPEKGEFNTHLEKAVSRLDKKDTDDRQEKPAQPESNPETVQQVQQSPNPAVQDIPGETTDEKNIVLFLPLTDGKKIADEQLQDLLPGHPVKVSVQSEQRQNISIQNDDLFLQAAIKLPKEQEDTPFKSELPQKPQQTISTEQKLSIDLKVFSEPQTPATVPQQNTVENRGMIQLQQVVATGNDLGTVSIQGSVTGISLQKTELSAPLKTAQQESPVKTPQLRQDIHGQFLETKLNLNNHKNNDPGEQREDLTGSRNQLQAGSGGSSENSFNPVDQPGELQNFSSILQTVRPENTTAIARPVTLQNGTVVYENKVMDQVVDHFRMHRAVHDSKITIKLHPAELGELKIDIAMKEGNIKAHVLAQNQHVQDIVEKNMVKLRTVLEEQGFSLSDISVSTDSDSVADFNFFDQHLSQQNDQSQETIPTRQQDNFTQVLEDAVVGVGTGQYRSGVNITA; this is translated from the coding sequence ATGACCCAGACAGCATTTATTCCGGCAATACCCACAACGCCCCAACCAGCTCAATCCCCATCGTCCCAGGCTGAAATTCCTGAAAAAGGCGAATTCAACACTCATCTTGAAAAAGCTGTCTCCCGGCTAGATAAAAAAGATACCGATGACAGGCAGGAAAAACCTGCACAACCCGAAAGTAACCCTGAAACAGTTCAGCAGGTACAACAGTCTCCCAACCCTGCAGTTCAGGATATACCTGGTGAAACAACAGACGAAAAGAACATCGTTTTGTTCCTCCCCCTGACTGATGGTAAAAAAATTGCCGATGAACAGCTGCAAGATCTCCTGCCCGGTCATCCAGTAAAAGTATCTGTACAATCGGAACAGAGACAGAATATTTCTATCCAGAACGATGATCTATTTTTACAGGCGGCGATAAAACTCCCCAAAGAACAGGAAGACACTCCTTTCAAAAGTGAATTGCCGCAAAAACCACAGCAGACAATTTCTACTGAACAAAAGCTGTCCATTGATCTCAAGGTATTTTCAGAACCCCAGACTCCCGCAACTGTTCCACAACAGAATACTGTCGAAAACAGGGGAATGATTCAACTCCAGCAGGTTGTGGCCACCGGGAATGACCTGGGAACTGTCTCAATACAGGGATCTGTGACCGGGATTTCTCTCCAGAAAACAGAACTTTCTGCACCTTTAAAAACTGCTCAACAGGAATCTCCTGTAAAAACTCCTCAATTAAGACAGGATATACATGGTCAATTTCTGGAAACAAAACTCAACCTGAACAATCATAAGAACAACGATCCTGGCGAACAGAGGGAAGACTTGACCGGCAGTCGAAACCAACTTCAAGCCGGTTCAGGCGGCAGTTCGGAAAACAGCTTTAATCCTGTTGATCAACCGGGAGAATTACAGAATTTTTCTTCGATTCTTCAAACCGTACGCCCGGAAAACACCACTGCAATTGCCAGACCGGTTACTCTCCAAAATGGTACAGTCGTTTATGAAAATAAAGTCATGGATCAGGTAGTTGACCATTTTCGCATGCACAGAGCTGTACATGATTCAAAAATTACCATTAAGCTTCATCCTGCGGAATTGGGAGAATTGAAAATCGACATTGCGATGAAAGAGGGAAATATCAAAGCCCATGTTTTAGCCCAGAATCAACATGTCCAGGACATTGTGGAAAAAAACATGGTTAAACTGCGCACTGTTCTTGAAGAACAGGGTTTTTCTCTTTCTGACATTTCAGTGAGTACAGACTCCGATTCAGTAGCTGATTTCAATTTTTTCGATCAACATCTTTCTCAGCAGAATGATCAATCCCAGGAAACAATTCCAACACGCCAACAGGATAATTTCACCCAGGTACTTGAAGATGCCGTTGTAGGAGTCGGAACAGGTCAATATCGTTCCGGTGTAAATATCACGGCTTAG
- a CDS encoding MotE family protein, with translation MKRNFLKSTVVFSLSLFFLYSSSALAENKKPQEPQQYSSVEERRLQQIIIEEKANLQKERARIAMRKNELKTLEEGVDKKLAEIENKIAELKKLQNAIKILLAEKSAEEKKRIRDLAKIYEKMNPAKASLALSGLDQKLAADLLANMKIKAAAKILDQTSKQKTTQLSNAFSTLQLE, from the coding sequence ATGAAAAGAAATTTTTTAAAATCAACGGTGGTATTTTCGCTGAGTCTTTTTTTTCTCTATTCAAGTTCTGCTCTGGCGGAAAATAAAAAACCGCAGGAACCACAGCAATACTCATCAGTAGAGGAGCGGAGACTGCAACAGATAATAATTGAAGAGAAGGCCAACCTGCAAAAAGAACGTGCCAGGATTGCCATGCGAAAAAATGAACTAAAGACACTGGAAGAGGGTGTCGATAAGAAGTTAGCTGAAATAGAAAACAAGATAGCAGAACTGAAAAAACTGCAAAATGCTATCAAAATTCTTCTCGCTGAAAAATCGGCAGAAGAGAAAAAACGGATCAGGGATCTTGCCAAAATATATGAAAAGATGAATCCGGCCAAGGCCTCCCTTGCCCTTTCAGGACTCGACCAGAAACTGGCAGCCGATCTTCTGGCCAATATGAAGATTAAAGCTGCAGCAAAAATACTTGACCAGACTTCAAAACAGAAGACCACCCAGCTGAGTAATGCGTTTTCAACATTGCAACTTGAGTGA
- the fliJ gene encoding flagellar export protein FliJ, which yields MEMKPFRFNTILNYRKRLEDLAVTRLKEARNAQQIVLLKLKNAEKQLSQLIDDLDALQKEPLSILDLIHYENRITYMKKNISAIRKTVKEKTDLVELERKNLLRKTQERQIMESLKERQNKAWQEYLNKKEIAMLDELAVTRHDFEI from the coding sequence ATGGAGATGAAACCATTTCGTTTTAACACTATTCTCAATTACAGAAAACGGTTGGAAGACCTTGCTGTAACCAGGCTCAAAGAGGCACGGAATGCACAGCAGATTGTTCTTCTGAAACTGAAAAATGCGGAGAAACAACTCTCACAACTCATTGACGATCTGGATGCTCTTCAGAAGGAACCACTATCAATTCTTGATCTGATCCATTACGAAAACAGAATTACCTATATGAAAAAAAATATCTCCGCCATTAGAAAAACAGTAAAGGAAAAAACTGATCTTGTTGAACTTGAGCGGAAAAACCTCCTCCGAAAAACACAGGAAAGACAGATCATGGAAAGTCTGAAAGAGCGCCAGAACAAGGCCTGGCAAGAGTATCTTAATAAAAAGGAAATAGCCATGCTGGATGAACTTGCGGTGACTCGTCACGATTTCGAAATCTAA
- a CDS encoding FliH/SctL family protein — MSLSKYYKKTDSFKPEELVPVSKEKIIKNPPSRWVETADNQFITDPLPISNSNDSTIPADKKGSTPKDDEQYHADITPEKIEDPEETIGVETEETINLDNYIERTEMDKLLEKAFEDGTRNGLEKAEEDYGSATRSLFTICQQLDSIRETIIANSSRELQEFAIALAERIVRSPFTENRETIIATLEEALGQAIKSDEFTIFVSPDDYEIVMEKSADLVEGLSGLSKIIIKKDSEIEVGGARIESENCTIDATLASQFDMIREEMAKRL; from the coding sequence ATGAGCTTGTCTAAATATTATAAAAAAACAGACTCCTTCAAACCGGAAGAACTGGTGCCTGTTTCGAAAGAAAAAATAATCAAAAATCCTCCTTCCAGGTGGGTGGAAACTGCAGACAACCAATTTATAACAGATCCTCTTCCAATTTCGAATTCAAACGACTCAACCATTCCTGCAGACAAAAAGGGATCAACTCCGAAAGACGATGAGCAATATCATGCTGATATTACTCCTGAAAAAATAGAAGATCCTGAAGAAACAATCGGTGTTGAAACTGAAGAGACCATTAATCTCGATAACTATATCGAGCGGACTGAAATGGATAAACTACTGGAAAAGGCTTTTGAAGACGGTACGCGCAACGGCCTTGAAAAAGCTGAAGAGGATTACGGCTCGGCTACCCGTTCACTCTTCACAATCTGCCAGCAACTCGATTCCATCAGGGAAACAATTATTGCCAACAGCAGCAGAGAACTCCAGGAATTTGCCATTGCCCTGGCAGAAAGGATTGTCCGCTCACCATTTACTGAAAACAGGGAAACGATTATCGCAACCCTGGAGGAAGCGCTGGGACAGGCTATCAAATCGGATGAATTTACGATTTTTGTCAGTCCGGATGATTATGAGATTGTCATGGAAAAATCGGCAGACCTGGTTGAGGGGCTCAGTGGACTCAGCAAGATAATCATTAAAAAAGATTCCGAAATTGAGGTTGGTGGGGCAAGAATCGAATCGGAAAACTGTACGATTGACGCCACGCTGGCAAGCCAGTTTGACATGATAAGAGAAGAAATGGCAAAACGTCTCTAA
- the fliG gene encoding flagellar motor switch protein FliG, translating to MAIETLTGLNKVAVLLICLGEEATSRIFDELSDDEVRQVTRAMASIEHIPMDIKEKVFAQFHEAQNQFAGLFVKGEEFAKRAIAATPGDQRSEFLMDQFISGTESKSLETISLMAPRMVAGLLEHEHPQTVALVLSTQHVEHASEILANLPEEVQADVTYRISKIEKVSPEVISRIEDALHREIGLVSGKAHKKVGGIDAVVGILNHMKNNLDADILEKMEETDPDMAEEIRKKMFTFENLVALDGRSLQMILREVNNDSLTMALKTASEQMKEKIFANMSARAADMIRDDLDAMGPVRLSEVELMQQSIVKIAMKLEEEGKLVLGSGGGDELV from the coding sequence ATGGCGATTGAAACATTGACCGGGCTGAATAAGGTTGCGGTATTATTAATCTGCCTTGGTGAAGAGGCAACTTCGAGAATCTTTGATGAGCTGTCTGATGATGAAGTGCGTCAGGTCACCAGGGCCATGGCCTCCATTGAGCATATCCCCATGGATATCAAGGAAAAGGTTTTTGCACAATTCCATGAAGCTCAGAACCAGTTCGCCGGTCTTTTTGTCAAGGGAGAGGAATTTGCAAAACGTGCCATCGCGGCAACACCCGGTGATCAGCGTTCCGAATTTTTGATGGACCAGTTTATCTCCGGAACTGAATCCAAATCCCTGGAGACTATCTCCCTGATGGCCCCAAGGATGGTGGCAGGTCTGCTGGAGCATGAACATCCGCAGACTGTCGCCCTTGTTCTCTCCACCCAACATGTGGAACATGCCAGTGAAATTCTGGCAAATCTTCCTGAAGAGGTCCAGGCAGATGTAACCTACAGGATTTCAAAAATTGAAAAAGTCTCTCCCGAGGTCATCAGCAGGATTGAAGATGCACTGCACCGTGAAATCGGATTGGTTTCCGGCAAAGCCCATAAAAAAGTCGGAGGAATTGATGCGGTAGTCGGTATTCTCAACCATATGAAAAACAACCTGGATGCAGATATTCTGGAAAAAATGGAAGAGACTGATCCTGATATGGCTGAGGAAATCAGGAAGAAAATGTTTACTTTTGAAAATCTTGTTGCACTTGATGGCAGATCCCTGCAGATGATCCTGAGAGAGGTCAATAATGATTCCCTCACCATGGCCCTGAAAACAGCCTCAGAACAGATGAAGGAAAAAATCTTTGCCAATATGTCCGCCCGCGCTGCCGATATGATCAGGGATGACCTGGATGCCATGGGTCCAGTCAGGCTCTCGGAAGTTGAACTTATGCAGCAGTCCATTGTGAAAATAGCCATGAAGCTGGAAGAGGAAGGCAAGCTGGTCCTTGGCAGTGGAGGTGGAGATGAGCTTGTCTAA